A stretch of DNA from Micromonospora sp. WMMD1155:
CCGCAGCCGGGCCTGTCGTACTGAACGGGCCGTTACGGCCCGGAGCGATATACCTCAGAGTCATATTCATACCTCTGAGGTATATCGCTCACCGGCACCTCGACAGGGCAGGCCGGCCAGAGGGGACGACGAGCGCAGCCCTCTGCCGGATGCGGACGTACTCGTCTAGTGCTGGTGCCCGGCGTGGTCGTGGTCGTCGTCGAGCTCCAGGAACGGGTGCTCGTCGAGCCGACCCACCAGCCGGTCGTCGGCCGCCGGCTGGAACGGGCCCACCGCGTCGTCGTCGTCGAACGACTCCAGGTCGACAGGGGTGCCGACCTCGCTGACCATGACCACCCCGTCGAGCGGTTCCAGCTCCGGGACGTCCAACGCGCCGAGCGAGCCGTCGCCGCTCTGCAGCAGCTCCAGCACCGCCTCGCCGACGCCCTCCACCGGCGCCGGCTCGTCGTCCTCCGGGGTCCCCTCGCGCCGGGCCGCCTCGGCCACGCGCAGCAGCGCGGCGACACTCGGCACCCGGTAGTCGCGGCGCTGACGCACCGAGATCACCCGGGGGTGCGGGTCGCTGGCCTCGGCCCCGTCGACGCCACCGAAGCGTTCGTCGGCCTCGTCCGGGTCGATCGAGTCGACATCCCACGGCGTCACCTCGCCGAAGGCGTCGAGCAGGCGCTCGTCGTACGCGAAGGAGGCGTTGTTCAACGCCACGTACGCCTGCCAGACGTCGTCGTCGTCGACGCGGCCCTGGGCGGCGCGTACGGCGGCGAGGTGGTGGCGGGCCGCTTCGATCACGCGCTCGAGAGCGGCGTCCAGCTCACCGTGCTGGTCGGTCATGTGGGGCTGTCCCTTCACGATGGGGAGGTTGCGCGCCGACGGCAAGTGCCGGACACGGCTAGCAGGTACGCAGGAACCGGTCGAGCACCCGCACGCCGAACTGTAGTCCGTCGACCGGAACGCGCTCGTCGATGCCGTGGAACAACGCCGAGAAGTTCAGGTCGGCGGGCAGCCGGAGCGGGGCGAACCCGAAGCAGCGGATGCCGAGCTGGGAGAACGCCTTGGCGTCGGTGCCGCCGGAGAGCATGTACGGGACCGGGCGCGCCCCCGGGTCCTCCGCGCGCAGGGCCGCCGACATGGCCTCGACCAGGTCACCGTCGAAGGTGGTCTCCAGGGCCGGCTGCCGCTGGACGTACTCGATCGCGATGTCCGGGCCGACCAGCTCGCGCAACTGCCGCTCCAGCAGCTCGGACTGGCCGGGCAGGCTGCGGCAGTCGATGGTGGCGGTGGCCCGGCCGGGGATGACGTTGTCCTTGTAGCCGGCGCTCAACCGGGTCGGGTTGGCGGTGTTGCGGATGGTCGCGCCGATCAGGTTGGCGATCGGGCCGAGCTTGGCGATGGCCGCCTCCGGGTCGTCCGGGTCCAGCTCGATGCCGAGCAGGTCGGAGACCTCGGTCAGGAAGGCCCGTACGGTGTCGGTGACCACCACCGGGAAGCGGTGCCGGCCGATCCGGGCGACCGCCTCGGCGAGCGCGGTGACCGCGTTGTCGTCGTGCACCATCGAGCCGTGCCCGGGGCGGCCCTTGGCGTGCAGCCGCAGCCAGTCGATGCCCTTCTCGGCGGTCTCGATGAGGTAGAGCCGCTGGCTGTCGTTGACCGAGTAGGAGAAGCCGCCGACCTCGCCGATCGCCTCGGTGCAGCCGTCGAACAGACCCCGGTGTTCGTCCACCAGGAAACGCGCGCCGTAGTCGCTGCCCGCCTCCTCGTCGGCGGTGTACGCGAGCACGATGTCGCGCGGCGGTCGTACGCCGGTGCGCTGCCAGTGCCGCACCACGGCCAGCACCATCGCGTCGAAGTCCTTCATGTCGATCGCGCCGCGACCCCACAGGTAGCCGTCGCGCAGCTCGCCGGAGAGCGGGTGCACCGACCACTCATCGGCGTCGGCGGGCACCACGTCCAGGTGGCCGTGCACCAGCAGCGCGCCCCGGCTCGGGTCGGTGCCGGGGATGCGGGCCACCACATTCGCCCGGCCCGGGGCGGACTCGTGCAGGACGGACTCGACACCCACCTCGGCGAGCTTCTCCGCCACGTACTCGGCCGCGCGGCGCTCACCGACGCTGGTGTCGTTGTCCCCGGTGTTGGTGGTGTCGATGCGCAGCAGGTCGCGGCAGAGGTCCACGACCTCTGCGCTGGGGTCGGGTCGGGCGGAGGCGGCGTCGCTCGTCATCGCCTCTTCATACCAGCCCGAGGTGGCCGACGGACCGGCGCACCGGCGCGGACGGACCGGCGCGCCGGTGCGCGCGCGTCGACACATCGACGGGTCGGTTTCGCCGTGACCGGGTTCGGGTACCGCCGCCCACGACCGAACGTCCCCCTGCCGGAGCTTCCGCCCGCCAGTCGAGGAGGGCACCATGTCCGCCGTTCCCCTGCCGCCGCTGCCGCCCACGCCCGCACCCGAGGAGGGCTACCGGCCCGCCGGTCGCAGCATCGCCGACATCGTCGACCAGGAGCATCGGCAACTGCTGTCGCTGGTGGAGCAGTTGACCGGCCCGGACGCCACACCGCAGGAGGCGCTGGCGGTGCTCACCGCCGCGCTGTCGCGGCACCTGTCCGCCGAGGAGCAGTACCTGTTGCCGGCGGTACGCGTCGCGCTGCCGGCCGCCGGTGAGCGGGTGGACGCCGAGATCGCCGCCGACGCCGGCCTGCTGAACGCGCTCAAGGGCTTGACCGCCGAGGCGCTGACCGACGTCGCCGGGCGGGTTCGCCAGCACGTCGAGGGGGTGGGCGCGCTCGTCACCGAGCTGCGGGCGGTCGCGACCGAGGAGGAGCTGATCCGCCTGGGCAACCGGTTGGAGATCGCCGAGGAGGCCGCGCCGACCCGCCCGCACCCGAGCACTCCGGCGACCCCTCCGTGGAACCGGATCGTGGAGCCCGCGGTGGGGGTGGTGGACAAGGTGCTCGACGCGGTGACCAGGCGGCCGACCTACCTGGCGGACCTGCCGGAGCCACCTCGCGACTGAGCGCGGCACCCCCTCGTCAGTGCATTCATTATCACCGATCCGCTCAGGCTATTCCGCAGGCTGACGCGTAGTCCTACCGTCACCCTATGAACCTGGAGCTGCGTCACCTGCGGGTGGTCTGCGCGATCGCGGAGACGGGGAGTGTGACGAAGGCGGCCTCGGCGCTCGGCCTGGCCCAGCCGGCCCTCACCGCCCAGCTCCAACGCATCGAGCGGACCCTGGGCGGCCCGTTGTTCGACCGGGACCGGCGTGGTGCCCGGCCCACCGCACTCGGCGAGCTGGTGCTGGCCCGGGCCCGGGTGCTGCTGCCGGCGATGAAGGGGTTGCAGGACGAGGCGGCGCGGTTGGCCGGGGCCGGCAGCGCACCCACCTGCTACCGGTTCGGTGGGGTGAACAGCCCGATCCTGGGCCGGCTGGTGCACCGGTTGGCGGCCGCGCAGCCGCCGGCCCAGATCACCACGTTCGCCTCCTGGTCGGTGGACGAGTTGGCGCAGTTGGTGGCCGGCGGCCGACTGGACTTCGCGCTCACCGGTGTGTGCGGCGACGCCAGCCCGTCGGCCGGGTTCGGGTTGAGCTGGCAGGAGGTGGCCGTCGACCCGGTGCTGGTGCTGCTGCCGGAGACGCACCCGCTGGCCGCCCAGGACGAGGTGCGCCTGACGGACCTGCGCCACGAGCAGTGGGTGGCCGCGCCGGGCGACGGCTGCTTCGGCGACTGCTTCGCCGCCGCGTGCGCCCGCGCCGGCTTCACCCCCCGCAAGGTGTACGAGACCGACATCCGCGGCTGCATCGACCTGGTGGACGCCGGTGTGGCGGTGGCGTTGTGCCAAGCGACGTTCCGTCCGGTGGCCGGGTTGGTGACCCGCCGGCTCGCCGGGATCCCGCTGCGCTGGCGGCTCCTGCTCGGCTGGCATCCGGACTCCCCCGCCGCCCAGGCCGCCGAGGTGGTGGTGGAGACGGCCAAGGCGGCGTACGTCGACTCGTTGGCCCCGCATCCGGCGTACCTGGCCTGGCTGCTGAGCAACCCGGGGTTCGGGGTGCGGCAGCCCAGCGGGATCCGGCCGGTCTGAGCGGGAGGTGGGGGTGCGAACCGCCGTTGGCCGGGTATCTGGCGGACATGACGGACCTCTACCCGCCCGCCGACGACCGCGAACTGCTGCGCCAGGCGGCCGCCGCGCACACCGCCGCCACCCGCGAGGTGGAGGCGTTCCTGCGCCGCCTGCCGACCGTGCCCGACCCGGCCGACGTCGCCGAGTACGCGAACCTGCTCACGCGGGAGGACCAGACCCGCGGTGACCGGGACGCGGCGGCCGACGCCGCCGGACTGACGATCGGCAGCCTGGAGCCCGACCAGGGCCAGTAGCCGCACACGTCGACGGCGCCGTCCCGGGGCGGGACGGCACCGTCGAGCGGTGTACCGGTCAGCGTTCGACGAGCGGATCGTGTCCCAGGTCGAGCAGCGAGTGCCGCCAGCCGTCGTCGGCGTTGCCGCGGGACGGCTTGGCGTCCATCAGCTCGCGGATCCGCTCCACCGCCTCCCGCATGACCTCGATGTCCTCCGGGGTGAGGTCGACCTTGCGCTTGTTCAGCACCTTGAGGATCTCCCGTCCCGGCTGGGGCAGGTCGAGGTCCGGGTTCGGGCTGAACGACTCCTCACCGGAACCCCGGGTCAGCAGCCAGGTGCGTAGCTGCTCCGACGGGACGTTCACCTCGGCGTGGAAGTCCTCCCAGAGCACTTCCACCTCGGGGTCGAGCCGCGCTTCGCGTACCATCAGGTCTCCTCTCGCCGGCGGTCCCCGGACGTCTCCGGGTCGTCCTCCTGGTCGGTCTTCGGATGCAGGCCCTCGGCGGGCACCCGCGTCCTGCGGGGGTTCGCGGTGGGCGGCGCCAGGATCGGGTCGGGGTGCTCGTCCTCGTCCCGGGGTGTCGCGGGCTCGCGCGGGTCCTCGTGCTCGTCCCGTCGTGCCGGCCCGCTCATCGTGGGTGTGTGGTCGTGGCCGGGGTGTACCCGCGCTCCCCGGCGCCCACGTCGAAGGTGAGCGCGCCGTCGCGCACGTCCACAGTGACCTTCTGACCCGGGGAGATCGCCGATTCCAGCAGCATCCGGGACAGGTGGTTGTCCACCTCCCGCTGGATCACCCGGCGCAGCGGGCGGGCGCCGAACTCCGGCTGGTAGCCGTGCTCGGCGAGCCAGTCGATGCCGGCGGTGGTGAACTCCACCTGGAGGTCCTGGGCGTGCATGCGGCGGCGGGTCTCCTCCAGCAGCAGCGCGGTGATGTCGCGCAGCTGCTCGGCCTCCAGCCGACGGAAGATGATCACCTCGTCGATGCGGTTGAGGAACTCCGGGCGGAAGTTCTCCTGGAGGCGGCGCATCAGCCGCTCACGCAGCTCGTCGTTCTCCTGCTCGCTGCCCACGTCGCCGGCGCCGAAGCCGACCGCGCGCTGGGCACCGGTGATCAATTCGGAACCGAGGTTGCTCGTCATGATCAGGACGGTGTTCTTGAAGTTCACCGTACGACCCTGACTGTCGGTCAGCCGCCCGTCGTCGAGCACCTGCAGCAGGATGTTGAACACGTCCGGGTGGGCCTTCTCGATCTCGTCGAGCAGCACCACCGCGTACGGGCGGCGGCGGACCGCCTCGGTGAGCTGACCGGCCTCCTCGTAGCCGACGTACCCGGGCGGGGCCCCGACCAGGCGACTGACCGTGTGCCGCTCCTGGAACTCGCTCATGTCCACCCGGACCATCCGGTCCGCCTCGCCGAACAGCGCCTCGGCCAGGGCGCGGGCCAGCTCGGTCTTGCCCACACCCGTCGGGCCGAGGAACAGGAAACTGCCCATCGGCCGGTCCGGGTCGGCCAACCCGGCCCGGGACCGGCGGACGGCCTCGGCGACGGCGGTGACGGCGTCGTCCTGGCCGACGACCTTCTGGTGCAGGTGCCCCTCCAGGCGCAGCAGCCGATCCCGTTCCTCCTCGGTGAGTTGGCTGACCGGGATGCCGGTGGCCCGGGAGACCACCTCGGCGATCTCCTGCGGACCCACCTCCGGCACCTGCGAGGAGGACATCCCGTCCTCGCCGTTGGCCCGGCGGATCTGCTGTTCCAGCTCGGCGATCCGGTCGCGCAGCGCGGAGGCCCGCTCGTACTGCTCGTCGGTGACGGCCTGCTCCTTGTCCCGGCGTACCTCGTCGAGTTCCTGTTCCAGCTCACGCACGTCGGAGGCCGGGGTCCGGGTGCGCAGCCGCACCCGCGCGCCGGCCTGGTCGATGAGGTCGATGGCCTTGTCGGGGAGGAACCGGTCGGTGACGTACCGGTCGGACAGCTCGGCGGCGGCGACCAACGCCTCGTCGGTGAAGCGCACCTGGTGGTGCGCCTCGTACCTGTCGCGCAGGCCGCGCAGGATGGCGATGGTGTCGTCGACGCTGGGCTCGGGCACCAGCACCGGCTGGAAACGCCGGGCCAGGGCGGCGTCCTTCTCGATGCTCTTGCGGTACTCGTCGAGCGTCGTCGCGCCGATCACCCGCAGCTCGCCGCGGGCGAGGGCGGGTTTGAGCATGTTGGACGCGTCCATCCCGCCCTCGCTGCCGGCGCCGCCCGCGCCGACCAGGGTGTGGATCTCGTCCAGGAAGATGATCAGCTCGTCGCGGTGCGCCCGGATCTCGTCGATCACCTTCTTCAACCGCTCCTCGAAGTCACCCCGGTAGCGGGTGCCGGCGACCAGACCGGCGAGGTCGAGCTGGACCACCCGCTTGCCGAGCAGGGTCTGCGGGACGTCGCCGTCGCAGATCCGTTCGGCCAGCCCCTCGACGATGGCGGTCTTGCCGACCCCGGCCTCACCGATCAGCACCGGGTTGTTCTTGGTACGCCGGGACAGGATCTCCACAGCCTGCTCGATCTCGTCGGCCCGTCCGATCACCGGGTCGATCTGGTCGTTGCGGGCCAGGTCGGTGAGGTCCTGCCCGTACTGGTCCAGGGTCGGGGTGCCACGATCCGGTTTCGGGCCGGTCATCGGCCCGCGCTCGGCGTTGGCGGCCTGCAACGACTCGGGTTGGATCCGACCGGCGGCCAGCATCCGCCCGGCCGGCGACTCCGGGTTGAGCGGCAGCGCCATCAGGATGTGTTCCGGGCCGATGTAGTTGGCCCCCATCGCCCGGGAGAGCTGGTGGGCGTCGAGCAGCGCCCGCTTGGCGGCCGGGGTCAGCGACAGGTTCGGGGGCACCTCCCCCCGCGGCGCGCCGTCACCCTTGCCACCGAGGGCGTTGAGCAGGGTGTCCGGGTCCGCGCCGGCCCGGCGGACCAGGTCGCGCAGGGGCTCGCGTTGCAGCGCCGCCCAGAGCAGGTGGTCGGTGTCCAGGTCGCTGCTCTGGCGTTGGGCGGCCCGCCGGGCCGCGTCGGCCAACATCTCCCGGGCGTCGGCCGTCATCAGTCGGGTGATGTCGACCCGGTGCGGCGGTCGGCGTCCTCCCTCGCCCCGGCCGAAGTACCGGGCCAGGAATTCGTCCCACGGGTCGGAGCCGATGTCACCGGGTCCCATCATGTCTGTCCTCCGCAGTCGGGCGCGGCACGGTCGGCAGGGGCTACCCGACGCGCGCCCCGACAAACGCCGCAGGTGGCGGCGCGGCGGCGTCCCGGGTGTGGCGTCCGGCCGGGGCGGGCCGATGGTGGCAGTCTGGTGGGATGAACGAGACACCGCTGTTGATCGTGGACGGCGCCAACGTGGTGGGCTCCCGCCCGAACGGGTGGTGGCGGGACCGCGCCGGTGCGGCGGCCCGGTTGCGCGACTCGCTCGCCCCGGTGGCGACCGTCGGGTTGCCGGCCCGACTGCCCGCCCCGGTGGAGGTGGTGCTGGTGGTCGAGGGGGCCGCGCGGGACGTGCCCGGCACCGAGGGCGTCCGGGTCGTCTCCGCCGCCGGGTCCGGCGACGACACGGTCGTCGAGCTGGTGGCCGACGCGCCGCAGCGCCGTCGGCTGGTGGTCACCGCCGACCGGGAGTTGCGCGGGCGGGTAACAGCGCTAGGTGCCGAGGTGTACGGCCCGCGCTGGTTACGCGAGACCCCGCCCAACAACTGAGAAGTTCTCGCACTGGGACTCCCACAGAACGGACTCCCGGCACTTCCGGGCGCCTTCCGGACAGGCGGGCAGGAACACCGACAGGGCGGATGTTCTTTCGGAACCGCCGATAGGCTCTAATGGAGATCTCCCCGCCCCCAGGAGGTTCCGCCGTGGCGAGCGTCGCCGAGTTGAAGGCTGCCATCGATGTCGCCCTCCAACAGATCGGGGACGGGCAGACAGCCGTGCAGGCGGCCGGCGAGAAACTGTCCGAGGCGCAGCAGACCCTCGCCGGGGCCCTGGAGGGCAGCGGGCACGAGACGGTCGAGGCGGCCCAGGCCTCGCTGACACAGGCCGGCCAGGAGCTGGAGGAGTGTCTCGCCGCGACACTTGTCGCGGTGGAGCAGGCGCAGCTCTACGTCGCCACCCTGTAGGCGCTCATGTCCATCATCGAGGACGTCGGTGGGCAGGTCCGTGCCGCCAGCGAGGAGTTCCCGCTGGCCCTGCTCGGGCAGGCACTGGAGAAGTTCGGCCTGGCCGCGGAGCGACTGCGGTGGGTCCGTCAGGAGTCCGCCGACCCGATGGGGGTGCCCGAGCTGAGCGCCGCCACCGAACACGCCGAGAGCGCCGGTTACGCGCTGCGGGTGGCCCAGGAGCAGCTGTCGGCGTACCTGGCCGCGATCGGTCTCGCCGCGGACGGCGGCCCGGCGCCCCGCCCCGAGCAACGCGCGCCCCGACACGACGCGCCACCGGAGTCGGGACCCACCACCGTGGCTCCGGAGCCGACCGAGCAGGCTCGGATGCGCCGCTGGTGGTCCGTGCGGGTGACCGAGCTGACCGGTGGACGCGTCGGCGCCGACGACGAACCCGACGAGCGGTTGGACGACTCCCAGGAGTTGCTGCGCCGGGTGGTGGGCGGCGTCCGCTCCGGCGACCGGGACCGGCTCCGCACGGAGCTGCGTCGGGCCCCGGCCGACGTCGGCCTGGGCATGGCGGCGCTCGCGCCACCGCTGCTGCGCGAGCTGGCCGGTGAACTGCTCGGGCACCCGCCCCGCGCCACCGACCTCGGACGGCTGCGCGGTGAGCTGGACGGACGCGTCCGCGACCTGCTGCCCGGGCTGCCGCCGCCGGTGCTGGAGACGTTGCTGACCCGGGTCTGTCGGATGCCGCCGCCGCGTGCCTCCGGGGAGCCGCCGCATGCCGCCGACTCCGCGGTCACCGCCGGCGTGGCGACCGCGCTGCTGCTCGCCCGCCTCGGTCGGGACCTCCCCTCGGGCGACGCGCGGCAGCCGTCGGGCGCGGGCCGGGCCGCTGACGGAGGCCAGTCGCCGGGTGCGGGCCGACCGACCGACGCGCGGCAGCCGGCGGGTACGGGCCGACCGGCCGACGCGCGGCAG
This window harbors:
- a CDS encoding M20/M25/M40 family metallo-hydrolase yields the protein MTSDAASARPDPSAEVVDLCRDLLRIDTTNTGDNDTSVGERRAAEYVAEKLAEVGVESVLHESAPGRANVVARIPGTDPSRGALLVHGHLDVVPADADEWSVHPLSGELRDGYLWGRGAIDMKDFDAMVLAVVRHWQRTGVRPPRDIVLAYTADEEAGSDYGARFLVDEHRGLFDGCTEAIGEVGGFSYSVNDSQRLYLIETAEKGIDWLRLHAKGRPGHGSMVHDDNAVTALAEAVARIGRHRFPVVVTDTVRAFLTEVSDLLGIELDPDDPEAAIAKLGPIANLIGATIRNTANPTRLSAGYKDNVIPGRATATIDCRSLPGQSELLERQLRELVGPDIAIEYVQRQPALETTFDGDLVEAMSAALRAEDPGARPVPYMLSGGTDAKAFSQLGIRCFGFAPLRLPADLNFSALFHGIDERVPVDGLQFGVRVLDRFLRTC
- a CDS encoding hemerythrin domain-containing protein, which codes for MSAVPLPPLPPTPAPEEGYRPAGRSIADIVDQEHRQLLSLVEQLTGPDATPQEALAVLTAALSRHLSAEEQYLLPAVRVALPAAGERVDAEIAADAGLLNALKGLTAEALTDVAGRVRQHVEGVGALVTELRAVATEEELIRLGNRLEIAEEAAPTRPHPSTPATPPWNRIVEPAVGVVDKVLDAVTRRPTYLADLPEPPRD
- a CDS encoding LysR family transcriptional regulator; the protein is MNLELRHLRVVCAIAETGSVTKAASALGLAQPALTAQLQRIERTLGGPLFDRDRRGARPTALGELVLARARVLLPAMKGLQDEAARLAGAGSAPTCYRFGGVNSPILGRLVHRLAAAQPPAQITTFASWSVDELAQLVAGGRLDFALTGVCGDASPSAGFGLSWQEVAVDPVLVLLPETHPLAAQDEVRLTDLRHEQWVAAPGDGCFGDCFAAACARAGFTPRKVYETDIRGCIDLVDAGVAVALCQATFRPVAGLVTRRLAGIPLRWRLLLGWHPDSPAAQAAEVVVETAKAAYVDSLAPHPAYLAWLLSNPGFGVRQPSGIRPV
- a CDS encoding DUF3140 domain-containing protein yields the protein MVREARLDPEVEVLWEDFHAEVNVPSEQLRTWLLTRGSGEESFSPNPDLDLPQPGREILKVLNKRKVDLTPEDIEVMREAVERIRELMDAKPSRGNADDGWRHSLLDLGHDPLVER
- a CDS encoding ATP-dependent Clp protease ATP-binding subunit — translated: MMGPGDIGSDPWDEFLARYFGRGEGGRRPPHRVDITRLMTADAREMLADAARRAAQRQSSDLDTDHLLWAALQREPLRDLVRRAGADPDTLLNALGGKGDGAPRGEVPPNLSLTPAAKRALLDAHQLSRAMGANYIGPEHILMALPLNPESPAGRMLAAGRIQPESLQAANAERGPMTGPKPDRGTPTLDQYGQDLTDLARNDQIDPVIGRADEIEQAVEILSRRTKNNPVLIGEAGVGKTAIVEGLAERICDGDVPQTLLGKRVVQLDLAGLVAGTRYRGDFEERLKKVIDEIRAHRDELIIFLDEIHTLVGAGGAGSEGGMDASNMLKPALARGELRVIGATTLDEYRKSIEKDAALARRFQPVLVPEPSVDDTIAILRGLRDRYEAHHQVRFTDEALVAAAELSDRYVTDRFLPDKAIDLIDQAGARVRLRTRTPASDVRELEQELDEVRRDKEQAVTDEQYERASALRDRIAELEQQIRRANGEDGMSSSQVPEVGPQEIAEVVSRATGIPVSQLTEEERDRLLRLEGHLHQKVVGQDDAVTAVAEAVRRSRAGLADPDRPMGSFLFLGPTGVGKTELARALAEALFGEADRMVRVDMSEFQERHTVSRLVGAPPGYVGYEEAGQLTEAVRRRPYAVVLLDEIEKAHPDVFNILLQVLDDGRLTDSQGRTVNFKNTVLIMTSNLGSELITGAQRAVGFGAGDVGSEQENDELRERLMRRLQENFRPEFLNRIDEVIIFRRLEAEQLRDITALLLEETRRRMHAQDLQVEFTTAGIDWLAEHGYQPEFGARPLRRVIQREVDNHLSRMLLESAISPGQKVTVDVRDGALTFDVGAGERGYTPATTTHPR